A single genomic interval of Bacteroidota bacterium harbors:
- a CDS encoding DUF4271 domain-containing protein: protein MSTFQDSVQQTHPALATDSQHVFGTDSLIRRPVRRLVPMQNETTGNFPAGLVSGHDSLSDSIQQSKPLQLFTSPITPHHPTTKYLDLYKGHELHPRNSEPIVRKDVSPDWFFPILMLVIFVFTWLRIFYSKYFSQMIQALLNNNLTNQIVRDENILVQRASVYLSVAFHLIGAMFLYLVSIHYKWDLGGIGNGFPRFLFFSILVSAIYSLKFLFLKICGWLFDLDREMATYIFNIFLINNAVGLALIPIIALLAYNQWIASSYLIIAGAILAFAGLFYRSIRGIFIGFSTPGFSLPYLLLFLLTFELAPLMVIIRLIL from the coding sequence GTGAGCACGTTTCAAGATTCTGTACAGCAAACTCATCCGGCACTCGCCACCGACAGTCAGCATGTATTTGGCACTGACAGTCTGATTCGGCGACCTGTGCGCAGGCTTGTTCCGATGCAAAATGAAACCACCGGAAATTTTCCGGCCGGTTTGGTATCGGGCCATGATAGTTTGAGTGATTCTATACAGCAATCAAAACCGCTACAGCTCTTTACTTCTCCAATCACCCCGCATCATCCAACGACGAAATATCTGGATCTTTATAAGGGTCATGAGTTGCATCCCAGAAATTCAGAACCCATTGTAAGGAAGGATGTATCCCCCGATTGGTTTTTCCCGATTTTGATGCTGGTCATCTTTGTTTTCACCTGGTTAAGAATTTTTTACTCCAAGTATTTCAGTCAGATGATTCAGGCCTTGCTCAATAACAATCTGACAAACCAGATCGTCAGGGATGAAAACATCCTTGTTCAAAGAGCTTCCGTATACCTAAGTGTAGCTTTTCATCTCATTGGCGCAATGTTTCTGTATCTCGTTAGTATCCATTACAAGTGGGACCTTGGTGGAATCGGGAATGGCTTTCCAAGATTCTTATTTTTCAGCATCCTTGTTTCGGCTATTTATTCCTTAAAATTTCTTTTCCTGAAGATCTGTGGTTGGTTATTTGATCTGGACAGGGAAATGGCAACCTATATTTTTAATATTTTTCTGATTAACAATGCAGTTGGTTTGGCCTTGATACCGATCATCGCTTTATTGGCATACAATCAGTGGATTGCTTCCTCCTATCTGATCATAGCCGGTGCGATCCTGGCGTTTGCGGGTCTGTTTTACAGGTCTATCCGTGGAATATTTATCGGTTTTTCGACTCCGGGGTTTTCACTGCCCTACCTTTTACTCTTCTTATTGACCTTTGAACTTGCTCCGTTGATGGTCATCATTCGCCTAATCCTGTAA
- a CDS encoding YceI family protein gives MLRLLFPLCFVLLSTSVFGQAVWISKSAEVTFFSEAAVENIDAKNTSVNSILNAATNDIAFIVSIRGFKFQKELMQEHFNEKYLESDKYPQATFKGKINDTLDFSKDGIYPVTATGTLSIHGVEKTVTEKANMEIKGKNIHLDGNMLVAIADYNISIPKLLFQNIADTIKVDMKVDYIPYQKKD, from the coding sequence ATGTTACGTCTTCTTTTCCCCCTGTGCTTTGTCTTGCTTTCTACTTCCGTATTCGGCCAGGCGGTCTGGATCAGCAAATCCGCGGAAGTCACTTTTTTTTCGGAAGCCGCGGTTGAGAATATTGATGCAAAGAATACATCTGTAAATTCTATTCTCAATGCGGCTACCAACGACATTGCATTCATTGTTTCCATTCGTGGATTCAAGTTTCAAAAAGAACTCATGCAGGAGCATTTTAATGAAAAGTACCTCGAGAGTGATAAATATCCACAGGCAACATTTAAAGGAAAAATAAACGACACTCTGGATTTTTCAAAAGACGGTATTTATCCGGTCACCGCAACCGGCACTTTATCTATTCATGGTGTAGAAAAAACTGTTACAGAAAAAGCAAACATGGAGATCAAGGGTAAGAATATTCACCTTGACGGGAACATGCTTGTCGCGATTGCCGACTACAATATTTCGATCCCAAAGCTTTTATTTCAAAATATTGCAGACACGATAAAGGTTGACATGAAGGTGGATTACATTCCCTACCAGAAAAAGGATTAA